From the genome of Acetomicrobium thermoterrenum DSM 13490, one region includes:
- the ruvC gene encoding crossover junction endodeoxyribonuclease RuvC, which yields MLCLGIDPGIGRVGFGYVNEEGSALSGLAFGCIDTDPDLSVQDRLNMIYDEIKNHINTIRPDVLAMERLFFGQNLTTAENVWQARGVILLLAAQERLPIVEPAPSQVKMAVCGYGKASKSQVQEMVKCILSLESVPKPDDAADALAIAIAGLSLWRIERLREMSK from the coding sequence ATGTTGTGCCTGGGCATAGATCCCGGAATTGGTCGAGTGGGTTTCGGGTATGTTAACGAAGAAGGCAGCGCGTTGTCGGGTTTGGCATTTGGATGCATCGATACTGACCCTGACCTTTCCGTGCAGGATAGGCTAAACATGATATATGACGAAATTAAAAATCATATCAATACGATTAGGCCCGATGTTTTAGCAATGGAGAGGCTTTTCTTCGGGCAAAACCTGACCACTGCGGAAAACGTTTGGCAAGCCAGGGGTGTCATCTTGTTGTTAGCTGCCCAAGAAAGGCTTCCCATCGTTGAGCCCGCTCCATCGCAGGTCAAGATGGCAGTCTGCGGGTATGGAAAAGCCAGTAAATCTCAGGTGCAAGAGATGGTCAAATGTATCTTGTCCTTGGAGTCCGTACCAAAACCTGACGATGCTGCCGATGCCCTGGCAATAGCCATTGCGGGATTGTCTCTTTGGAGGATCGAGCGTTTGCGGGAAATGTCGAAATGA
- the ruvB gene encoding Holliday junction branch migration DNA helicase RuvB, giving the protein MKKNMARLMSEQPLALEEDVFIRPQRLCEFIGQAKVIGKLSMFIKAAKSRDEPLDHTLFCGPPGLGKTTLAGVVAREMGGELKTTTGPAISRTGDLAAILSSLKAKDVLFIDEIHRLSPQVEEVLYSAMEDFFLNIIIGKGPMARSIKLTLPKFTLIGATTKPTLLSAPLRGRFGIIEQLEYYSTDELAEILVRGASVLEVNLDEEAAMEIAKRSRGTPRIALRLLKRVRDIAEAKKERKVTVAIAQKALDLLGIDDDGIDDQERKLLDVIVNLFDGGPVGLSTLAAAMSEEERTVEEIYEPYLLRNGLIERTRGGRMATRKAYERLGIPYLRNGSMDGDNLTLF; this is encoded by the coding sequence ATGAAGAAAAACATGGCCAGGTTGATGAGCGAGCAGCCTCTCGCCTTGGAAGAGGATGTATTTATCAGACCACAGAGGTTATGTGAGTTTATTGGCCAGGCCAAGGTAATTGGTAAGCTGAGCATGTTCATTAAGGCGGCTAAATCGAGGGATGAACCGCTGGATCATACCCTTTTTTGTGGTCCGCCAGGTCTTGGCAAGACCACTTTAGCCGGTGTGGTCGCTCGCGAGATGGGGGGAGAACTTAAGACAACAACGGGGCCAGCTATCTCGCGAACGGGAGATTTGGCTGCTATATTGTCCTCATTGAAAGCCAAAGACGTGCTCTTCATCGATGAAATACACAGGCTTTCCCCACAGGTCGAGGAAGTGCTTTATTCCGCAATGGAGGATTTCTTTCTGAACATAATTATAGGAAAGGGTCCCATGGCAAGAAGCATTAAGCTCACCTTGCCCAAATTTACGCTGATTGGAGCGACGACGAAGCCGACCTTGCTTTCTGCACCCCTCAGGGGGCGTTTCGGCATCATAGAGCAATTGGAGTATTATTCAACAGATGAGCTAGCAGAGATACTCGTAAGGGGAGCATCGGTGTTGGAGGTGAACCTCGACGAAGAGGCAGCTATGGAGATAGCCAAAAGGTCGAGGGGCACCCCTCGTATAGCTCTTCGTTTGTTAAAGAGAGTGCGTGATATTGCAGAGGCAAAAAAAGAGAGAAAGGTGACGGTAGCTATTGCCCAAAAGGCCTTGGATTTGCTCGGAATAGACGACGACGGCATCGATGACCAGGAAAGAAAGCTGTTGGACGTGATTGTAAATCTTTTCGACGGAGGACCTGTGGGGCTATCGACGTTGGCTGCCGCCATGAGCGAGGAAGAAAGGACGGTAGAGGAGATTTATGAGCCTTATTTGTTGAGAAATGGCCTGATCGAAAGGACAAGAGGCGGAAGAATGGCCACCAGGAAGGCCTACGAAAGGTTGGGGATACCATATTTAAGAAATGGATCGATGGATGGGGATAATTTAACTCTCTTTTAA
- the amrS gene encoding AmmeMemoRadiSam system radical SAM enzyme — protein MKALYWHWENGNVRCELCPHACLVPEGKKGLCLVRENVPGEGLIASTYGLFSSIALDPMEKKPLYHFLPGRDVLSLGSVGCNMRCPFCQNWHISTWSPQIKLSRIDPPELLSLVKKYSVTAVAFTYNEPLISYEYLLEVIPLLKKENVKVVLVTNGLINPLPLKEIAHRIDAANVDLKTFNEETYKKLGGDLETVLKTLQILKSFNVHVEITHLLVTGINDDLGEFEALCSWIAGELGDRLPLHISRYFPSHKWTKPPTDISLLERALEIARRYLEFAYLGNVSKFSDTFCPSCGKLVIKRRGYKLQLLSVTSDGRCSACGFDLGIVLL, from the coding sequence ATGAAGGCTCTCTATTGGCATTGGGAAAACGGAAATGTAAGATGCGAGCTTTGCCCCCATGCTTGTCTCGTTCCCGAGGGGAAAAAGGGGCTTTGTCTTGTTCGCGAAAACGTCCCCGGGGAGGGATTAATAGCAAGCACATACGGGCTTTTTTCTAGCATTGCCCTTGATCCCATGGAGAAAAAACCTCTTTATCATTTCCTGCCCGGAAGGGACGTTCTATCCCTGGGTTCTGTCGGTTGCAATATGAGGTGTCCCTTTTGCCAAAACTGGCATATATCCACCTGGAGTCCCCAAATTAAACTGTCAAGGATTGATCCTCCGGAGTTGCTATCCCTGGTTAAGAAATATAGCGTAACGGCTGTAGCCTTCACCTATAATGAACCTTTGATTTCCTACGAGTATCTTTTGGAAGTGATACCCCTTTTAAAAAAGGAAAACGTGAAAGTCGTCTTAGTGACAAATGGTCTCATAAACCCCCTTCCTTTGAAAGAAATAGCGCACCGCATAGATGCGGCCAATGTAGATTTAAAAACTTTCAATGAGGAAACATATAAAAAATTGGGCGGCGATCTTGAGACTGTATTGAAGACGCTTCAAATTTTAAAGAGCTTCAATGTCCATGTAGAGATAACCCATCTTCTGGTTACGGGAATAAACGATGATCTCGGTGAATTCGAGGCCCTCTGTTCCTGGATTGCAGGAGAATTGGGAGATAGATTGCCCCTTCATATTTCCAGATATTTTCCTTCGCATAAATGGACGAAACCCCCTACCGACATTTCATTGTTAGAAAGGGCGCTAGAAATTGCCAGGAGATATTTAGAATTCGCCTATTTAGGAAATGTATCAAAATTTTCTGATACCTTCTGCCCCAGCTGCGGGAAGTTGGTCATTAAGAGAAGAGGCTATAAACTTCAGCTTTTGTCGGTAACTAGCGACGGAAGATGTTCTGCCTGCGGTTTCGATTTGGGTATTGTACTTTTGTAA
- the ruvA gene encoding Holliday junction branch migration protein RuvA — protein MIKFVSGAVVSVEENIVVLDVSGFGMEIICSREALSLCELGKKVTLPTYLAVSESGPSLFGFGDDFEREFFLMLKNVKGMGVRTAISILRWLSARELIEIVAEKNLEKLEKVPGVGRKTAERICFELKDKAKKLFTGKKGTYERGDKLMLVRLALEELNFSEGEIDRAIGSLQTNAKIYEESEEMLLQKALKVLSG, from the coding sequence ATGATAAAGTTCGTCTCCGGAGCGGTCGTAAGCGTGGAGGAAAATATAGTTGTTTTAGATGTATCCGGATTTGGCATGGAGATCATTTGTTCCAGAGAGGCCCTTTCTTTGTGCGAGCTGGGCAAAAAGGTGACATTGCCCACCTATTTGGCTGTGAGCGAAAGCGGTCCATCTCTTTTCGGCTTTGGTGATGATTTTGAAAGGGAATTTTTCCTGATGTTGAAAAACGTCAAAGGCATGGGGGTCAGGACGGCAATTTCGATACTGAGGTGGCTCTCGGCTCGAGAACTGATAGAGATCGTAGCAGAAAAAAACCTGGAAAAGCTCGAAAAGGTTCCCGGCGTAGGCCGTAAGACTGCCGAAAGGATCTGTTTCGAGCTAAAAGATAAGGCAAAAAAGCTCTTCACCGGTAAAAAGGGCACATATGAAAGAGGCGATAAACTTATGCTAGTAAGATTGGCCCTAGAGGAGCTTAATTTCAGCGAAGGGGAAATAGACAGAGCTATCGGGAGCCTGCAAACAAACGCCAAAATCTATGAGGAATCGGAGGAAATGTTATTGCAGAAGGCCCTCAAGGTCTTGAGCGGATAG
- the nadE gene encoding NAD(+) synthase has translation MKNIYRDPQFLRERITTWIRDKVEEAGVRGVVFGLSGGLDSSVLALLAKDALGYDNILGIVMPCESQPEDEEYALLLAERCGVPVQKVDLTATFYSFIGVLPFEKERMKPLAIANVKPRLRMTTLYFFAQNCSFLVCGAGNKDELELGYFTKYGDSGVDLLPMGDLLKGEVRLLADHLGVPAPIIERAPSAGLWPGQRDEDEIGASYDAVDRYLTTGEGDERVRDIVERARRSSEHKRRMPPICKI, from the coding sequence GTGAAGAATATCTATAGAGACCCTCAATTTTTGAGGGAAAGGATAACGACCTGGATAAGGGATAAAGTTGAAGAAGCAGGAGTCAGGGGAGTAGTCTTTGGGTTGAGCGGCGGCCTGGATTCCTCCGTTCTTGCCTTGCTGGCGAAGGATGCCTTAGGGTATGATAATATCTTGGGAATAGTAATGCCATGCGAGAGCCAACCGGAGGATGAGGAGTATGCTCTTTTATTGGCCGAACGTTGCGGAGTGCCCGTTCAAAAGGTCGACTTGACTGCGACGTTTTATTCGTTTATTGGTGTCCTCCCCTTTGAGAAAGAAAGGATGAAGCCTTTGGCCATAGCAAACGTAAAGCCGAGGCTTAGAATGACAACTCTTTATTTTTTCGCCCAAAATTGCAGCTTTCTTGTGTGTGGCGCGGGCAATAAGGACGAGTTGGAGTTGGGCTATTTCACCAAATACGGCGACAGCGGTGTAGATCTCCTTCCCATGGGCGATCTACTGAAGGGCGAAGTCAGACTCCTTGCGGATCATCTCGGAGTACCTGCTCCTATTATTGAGAGAGCTCCCTCTGCAGGCTTGTGGCCTGGACAAAGGGATGAAGATGAAATAGGAGCATCTTACGATGCAGTAGACAGATATTTGACTACTGGGGAGGGGGATGAGAGAGTCAGAGATATCGTCGAGCGAGCAAGAAGGAGCAGCGAACACAAGCGGAGAATGCCTCCTATTTGTAAAATTTGA
- a CDS encoding DUF2905 domain-containing protein, which translates to MQDAGKLLIFSGVIMLVIGIVLYFVGKEGLPLGHMPGDIVIRKKNMVFFFPIVSMLILSIILTVVLNLLGRWFR; encoded by the coding sequence GTGCAGGATGCGGGGAAATTATTGATCTTTTCGGGAGTAATAATGCTCGTCATTGGTATAGTGCTCTATTTCGTTGGAAAGGAGGGGCTTCCCCTTGGGCATATGCCTGGAGACATAGTCATCCGCAAGAAAAACATGGTGTTCTTTTTCCCCATAGTCAGTATGTTAATTTTGAGCATAATCCTGACCGTTGTTCTTAATCTATTGGGCAGGTGGTTCAGATAA
- a CDS encoding YebC/PmpR family DNA-binding transcriptional regulator, with amino-acid sequence MSGHSKWANIKYRKAAQDSKRGKLFQKLVRAIITAAREGGGDPSANIALKNAIEKAKEANVPMENIQKAIKRGTGELEGASYEYVMYEGYGPGGVAILVEATTDNRNRTASEMRFIFTRHGGSLGEAGCVSWIFEKRGAIYIPSQVDEDELLLTAAEAGAMDVVKEDSSFIVYTEPSALNEVSEFLAKQGYPIDRCEMAMIPKTTVQVSDTGEASKLLKLLDALEDHDDVQNVYANFDIPDEIFEQLESA; translated from the coding sequence ATGTCCGGTCATTCTAAATGGGCAAATATAAAGTACAGAAAGGCTGCGCAGGATTCAAAGCGCGGTAAATTGTTTCAAAAATTGGTGAGGGCCATCATTACTGCCGCTAGAGAGGGTGGAGGAGATCCCTCTGCTAACATTGCCCTTAAAAATGCCATTGAAAAGGCAAAAGAGGCCAACGTTCCCATGGAAAACATACAAAAGGCCATAAAACGTGGTACTGGCGAGTTGGAGGGAGCTTCCTACGAATATGTTATGTACGAGGGATACGGTCCAGGCGGAGTGGCCATTCTAGTCGAGGCTACTACCGACAACAGAAACCGCACAGCATCGGAGATGCGTTTTATCTTTACCCGTCATGGAGGTTCCTTGGGAGAGGCGGGTTGCGTCTCCTGGATCTTCGAAAAGAGAGGGGCTATTTATATTCCCTCTCAAGTTGACGAAGACGAACTGCTTCTGACGGCAGCAGAGGCAGGTGCCATGGACGTTGTCAAGGAAGACTCGTCTTTCATTGTATATACAGAACCGTCGGCTCTGAACGAAGTCAGCGAATTTCTCGCTAAACAAGGATATCCCATAGATCGCTGCGAAATGGCCATGATACCTAAAACTACGGTTCAGGTGTCCGATACGGGGGAGGCATCAAAGCTCCTGAAGCTTTTGGACGCCTTGGAGGATCACGACGACGTTCAAAATGTCTATGCCAATTTTGATATTCCGGACGAGATCTTCGAACAACTAGAGAGCGCTTAA
- the queA gene encoding tRNA preQ1(34) S-adenosylmethionine ribosyltransferase-isomerase QueA, whose protein sequence is MELYDVSAYDYELPQELIAQTPVKPRDHSKLMVLNRRERSLEHACFHEVIKYLKRGDVLVFNDTKVIPARFLGQKPTGAKVEVLLVKPKDSAWEYWEAMVRPGKRFKSGDEVVIDDETSISVLDRLSGGMRLVRIKGEDTPYNIIEKKGKVPLPPYIRGNGRASKHYQTVYARVDGSVAAPTAGFHFTEELLDKLRSCGIELAYVTLHVGPGTFRPVKVDDVRKHEMHCEDYHISSDTAERINKAKKEGRRIIAVGTTVVRCLESSSDEEGFVLFGKGNTDLFIFPGYKFKVVDGMVTNFHLPKSTLLMLVSAFAGYDFVMEAYKVAIERRYRFYSFGDAMLII, encoded by the coding sequence ATAGAGCTTTACGATGTTTCAGCATATGACTACGAGTTACCGCAGGAACTCATCGCCCAAACTCCCGTGAAACCGAGGGATCACTCAAAGCTTATGGTCTTAAATAGGCGCGAAAGAAGTCTGGAGCATGCCTGTTTTCATGAGGTAATTAAATATTTAAAAAGAGGGGATGTCTTGGTATTCAACGATACCAAGGTCATCCCCGCCAGGTTTTTGGGCCAAAAGCCTACTGGAGCAAAGGTGGAGGTATTGCTCGTAAAACCCAAGGATTCCGCATGGGAGTATTGGGAAGCGATGGTGCGTCCCGGTAAGCGGTTTAAATCGGGCGACGAAGTGGTAATTGACGATGAGACGTCTATATCGGTGCTTGACAGGCTTTCTGGGGGCATGCGTTTGGTCAGGATTAAAGGAGAGGATACCCCTTACAATATAATCGAAAAAAAGGGGAAAGTCCCCCTGCCCCCATATATAAGGGGCAACGGCAGAGCCTCCAAACATTATCAAACGGTGTACGCTCGTGTCGACGGTTCTGTTGCTGCGCCCACGGCAGGTTTTCACTTTACCGAAGAGCTGTTGGATAAACTTCGTTCCTGCGGGATTGAATTAGCCTATGTAACGCTACACGTCGGTCCGGGAACCTTTCGTCCCGTAAAGGTAGACGACGTTAGAAAACATGAGATGCATTGCGAGGATTACCACATTTCGTCCGATACAGCAGAAAGGATAAACAAAGCAAAAAAGGAAGGCAGGAGAATTATAGCCGTAGGGACTACGGTGGTCAGGTGTTTAGAGTCATCGAGCGATGAGGAGGGTTTCGTCCTTTTCGGTAAAGGGAATACCGATCTTTTTATATTCCCAGGCTATAAGTTCAAGGTTGTCGATGGCATGGTCACAAACTTTCATCTTCCCAAAAGCACTTTATTGATGCTGGTATCTGCCTTTGCCGGATATGATTTTGTAATGGAAGCCTACAAAGTGGCTATAGAAAGAAGATATCGTTTTTATTCCTTTGGCGATGCTATGTTAATAATTTAA
- a CDS encoding SpoIID/LytB domain-containing protein: MKSFFRIFVLSVFLVFAVWGAGYAAEPQISVALAQNVSSCTIKASSLTLYDASGKHVNAKGPITVKSGGGSKVIVGGKTLSLPVTVKSNKGLLYFNDRPYRGILMLIHSNNSFTAVNKLSIDDYVKGILKMEVNPNWPTEVLRAQAITARTYALAERGRHGNAGFDLCNTDHCIPYRGVSAEDPILTKAVESTKGMVLYYQGKLALTFFHSDSGGYTSDVQSVWGSDIPYLKPVQEPFSYQSPYTSWSFEISGEEIGKRLSRAGINVGTVYEINTVKLGPGDRVELIEVVGSNGRKTIKSHDLRMALGAKELKSTIFTVSADGTSALSARNIAESQPKNEESAGSTLITLTQEGAFTTDELLDMLLHPEKKEEYLQKALARKGKSAASPRPQQKKDPKLLWPQWDSPAEDSAKPGGARGSVFVFQGRGWGHGVGMSQWGAKAMAEKGWTAEKIVKYYYPGTELRRIY, encoded by the coding sequence ATGAAATCTTTTTTCAGAATATTCGTCCTGTCGGTCTTTTTGGTGTTTGCAGTGTGGGGAGCCGGGTATGCGGCCGAACCTCAAATATCCGTGGCATTGGCCCAAAATGTTTCTTCGTGCACCATTAAGGCAAGCAGTTTGACCCTTTACGATGCATCGGGAAAGCATGTAAACGCAAAGGGTCCTATAACGGTAAAATCGGGCGGCGGATCAAAGGTCATCGTTGGAGGAAAGACGCTGTCTTTGCCCGTAACGGTTAAATCTAACAAGGGGTTACTCTATTTCAATGACAGGCCTTACAGGGGAATTTTAATGTTGATACATAGCAACAATTCGTTTACTGCGGTCAACAAATTATCTATTGATGATTATGTTAAGGGAATATTGAAGATGGAAGTCAATCCAAATTGGCCGACAGAAGTCTTGAGAGCGCAGGCTATTACAGCAAGGACCTATGCTTTGGCCGAAAGGGGAAGACATGGCAATGCCGGGTTTGACCTCTGCAATACCGATCATTGTATCCCCTACAGAGGAGTTAGTGCAGAGGATCCCATATTGACCAAGGCGGTGGAAAGCACGAAAGGAATGGTGCTTTATTATCAGGGTAAGTTGGCTCTTACCTTTTTTCATTCCGATAGCGGCGGTTATACTTCGGACGTTCAGTCCGTATGGGGGTCAGATATACCCTATCTCAAGCCCGTCCAAGAGCCTTTCAGTTACCAGTCGCCATATACGTCGTGGTCTTTCGAGATAAGCGGTGAAGAAATCGGCAAAAGGCTTTCGAGGGCAGGTATAAACGTGGGGACTGTTTACGAGATAAACACTGTCAAGTTAGGGCCCGGCGACAGGGTTGAATTAATAGAAGTCGTAGGTTCCAACGGCAGGAAGACTATAAAATCTCATGATCTCAGGATGGCCTTAGGTGCTAAGGAGCTGAAGAGCACAATATTTACCGTATCGGCTGACGGTACATCGGCTTTGTCGGCAAGAAATATCGCAGAAAGCCAACCCAAAAATGAAGAATCTGCGGGGTCCACACTTATAACCTTGACTCAAGAGGGTGCATTTACCACCGATGAGCTTCTCGACATGCTTCTTCATCCGGAAAAAAAAGAGGAATATCTCCAAAAAGCACTGGCTCGCAAGGGTAAAAGTGCAGCTTCGCCGAGACCTCAGCAGAAGAAGGATCCGAAGTTGCTATGGCCTCAATGGGATTCTCCGGCGGAAGATAGCGCAAAACCAGGAGGTGCAAGAGGTTCTGTCTTCGTCTTTCAGGGAAGAGGTTGGGGACACGGCGTTGGAATGTCTCAATGGGGAGCTAAGGCTATGGCCGAAAAGGGTTGGACTGCGGAGAAGATAGTTAAGTATTACTATCCCGGAACGGAGTTGCGAAGGATTTATTAG
- a CDS encoding class III extradiol dioxygenase subunit B-like domain-containing protein, whose translation MWSWAVFVPHPPIIIPEVGRGEEKAAAKTLEGMQRICSELEDERPESLVVLTPHHVMGKGLSIICGESIAGDMGMFRAKECKLQSEGDFELATELAGHVKKEGLPVTMSTGKRVEMDHASFVPLYYLSKAWKSLPKLVLANPLGLSYEQSYFLGRALRRLELKDKKAGIVFSGDLSHRLIPGAPAGYHPRAKEFDALVVKAFETSSADELLSLSEDQIESAGECGLRSALAFLGIAEGEPLRLFSYEGPFGVGYCTAIWKPAKGRGDIN comes from the coding sequence ATGTGGAGTTGGGCAGTATTCGTACCCCATCCTCCTATAATAATACCCGAAGTTGGCAGGGGAGAAGAGAAGGCCGCTGCAAAGACATTGGAAGGAATGCAGAGGATCTGCAGCGAGCTGGAAGACGAAAGGCCGGAATCGTTGGTTGTGCTTACGCCCCACCATGTCATGGGTAAGGGGTTAAGTATCATCTGTGGGGAAAGCATTGCCGGTGATATGGGGATGTTTCGCGCCAAGGAATGCAAATTGCAGTCTGAAGGCGACTTCGAACTTGCCACAGAATTAGCGGGACATGTCAAAAAAGAAGGTTTGCCCGTAACGATGTCGACGGGAAAGAGGGTCGAGATGGACCACGCTTCCTTTGTCCCCCTTTATTATTTGAGTAAAGCCTGGAAGTCGCTGCCAAAGCTTGTTTTGGCAAATCCCCTGGGGTTGAGTTATGAGCAAAGTTACTTTCTGGGAAGGGCGTTAAGACGTTTAGAACTAAAGGATAAAAAGGCGGGCATTGTCTTTAGCGGTGACTTGTCCCACAGGCTCATTCCCGGGGCGCCTGCAGGTTATCATCCGCGAGCGAAGGAATTCGATGCATTGGTGGTAAAAGCGTTCGAGACCTCCAGTGCCGATGAACTTTTATCGCTATCGGAAGATCAGATAGAATCGGCGGGAGAGTGTGGGTTGCGATCAGCTTTGGCCTTTTTGGGCATTGCTGAAGGAGAGCCCCTTCGCCTGTTTTCCTATGAAGGGCCCTTTGGGGTTGGATATTGCACTGCCATTTGGAAGCCTGCCAAAGGAAGGGGTGATATTAATTGA
- the hutH gene encoding histidine ammonia-lyase, translating into MDTIHLNGHSLTLEDVVKVARCGCKVNLDPAAKAFVKRGAAIVEKWVQEERVVYGITTGFGDLASVTIPSEQSEILQENLLKSHASGVGEPLPEDIVRAIMLLRINTLIRGFSGISLETLSLLVDLLNKGIHPLIPSQGSVGASGDLCPLSHLAIALLGLGDVFYKGERMQATLALEKAGLKPIKLKPKEGLALNNGTAATTGIASLVIYDALNLAKAADIAGAMSLEALHGVPYAFDSRTHELRPHFGQRTVASNVRRLIEGSEIIEAFKGARVQDAYSLRCIPQVHGASRDALDFVRQKIDIEINSVTDNPLIFPADGEALSGGNFHAQPIALAMDFLGIAVAEFTNISERRVARLVDSKLSGLPAFLMKNSGVNSGFMIPQYVCAALVSENKVLAHPSSVDSIPTSANQEDHVSMGAYAARKAQTILSNAQKVIAIEMLAAAQALEFSAPLKPGKGVYRAFQAIRERTPFLDEDILMAPLIEEVLSLVKSGEIVREVEEEVGELD; encoded by the coding sequence ATGGATACGATTCACCTTAATGGTCATTCTTTGACGTTAGAAGACGTCGTCAAGGTTGCCCGATGTGGCTGCAAGGTAAACTTGGATCCCGCTGCAAAGGCCTTTGTCAAGCGGGGTGCTGCAATTGTTGAAAAGTGGGTTCAGGAAGAAAGAGTCGTATATGGGATAACAACAGGCTTCGGAGATCTTGCTTCAGTTACCATTCCCTCAGAACAAAGCGAAATTTTGCAGGAGAATCTGCTCAAGAGCCATGCATCGGGAGTTGGGGAACCTCTCCCGGAAGACATAGTAAGGGCTATTATGTTGCTTCGAATCAACACGTTGATACGGGGTTTTTCGGGAATTAGCCTTGAGACGCTTTCACTTTTGGTTGACCTTTTGAACAAAGGAATTCATCCCCTAATACCCTCCCAAGGTTCGGTGGGGGCCAGCGGAGATCTGTGTCCGCTGTCTCATCTGGCCATCGCCCTTTTGGGATTGGGCGATGTTTTTTATAAGGGCGAAAGAATGCAGGCAACATTGGCTTTGGAAAAAGCAGGGTTGAAGCCCATAAAATTAAAGCCCAAAGAGGGGCTTGCTTTAAATAACGGCACCGCGGCGACGACAGGCATTGCTTCGCTGGTCATCTATGATGCTTTAAATTTAGCAAAAGCAGCCGATATAGCGGGAGCGATGTCATTGGAAGCCCTGCACGGAGTTCCCTATGCCTTTGACTCCAGAACTCACGAACTTAGACCTCACTTCGGACAGAGGACGGTTGCTTCGAACGTAAGACGATTGATAGAGGGGAGCGAAATAATCGAAGCATTCAAGGGCGCAAGAGTTCAAGATGCCTATTCGCTCAGATGCATCCCGCAAGTTCACGGAGCAAGCAGGGATGCGCTGGACTTCGTTCGTCAAAAGATAGACATAGAAATCAACTCCGTCACCGATAATCCCTTGATCTTTCCCGCCGACGGCGAAGCTCTAAGCGGGGGCAACTTCCACGCCCAACCCATAGCTTTGGCCATGGACTTCTTGGGAATAGCCGTGGCGGAATTTACAAACATCTCGGAAAGGCGCGTTGCAAGGCTGGTCGACAGCAAACTTTCCGGCCTGCCGGCCTTTTTGATGAAAAATAGCGGAGTCAACAGCGGCTTCATGATACCTCAATACGTCTGCGCCGCACTGGTCTCCGAGAATAAAGTGCTTGCCCATCCATCTTCTGTGGATTCCATACCCACTTCTGCAAATCAGGAAGATCACGTCTCCATGGGAGCCTATGCCGCCAGAAAGGCTCAAACCATATTGTCCAATGCCCAGAAGGTAATTGCCATAGAGATGTTGGCTGCAGCACAGGCCTTGGAGTTCAGCGCTCCCCTTAAACCTGGCAAAGGGGTTTACAGGGCATTTCAAGCCATCAGAGAGAGGACTCCCTTTTTAGACGAAGATATCCTTATGGCCCCTTTGATCGAAGAGGTGTTGAGCCTCGTCAAAAGCGGCGAAATAGTTAGAGAGGTTGAAGAAGAAGTAGGAGAACTCGATTGA
- the amrA gene encoding AmmeMemoRadiSam system protein A, whose product MKSGNSHPYVELARRAVKYYFQTKKILNPGEAVTICPNPEMWNKRRGCFVSIKNLDGSLRGCIGTIRPVREDLSSEIVYNALAAAFEDPRFMPLREEELEKVKFSVDVLSELDIVDSTEKLDPKIYGVVVEKGFRKGVLLPNLDGVNTVAEQLEIAARKAGILSLDGCVIYKFTVDRYEEVIEDK is encoded by the coding sequence TTGAAAAGTGGCAATTCGCATCCCTACGTGGAACTGGCACGGCGTGCAGTTAAATATTATTTCCAGACAAAAAAGATATTAAATCCTGGCGAGGCCGTGACTATATGTCCCAACCCGGAGATGTGGAACAAAAGGCGTGGATGCTTCGTTTCAATTAAAAATTTAGACGGAAGCTTGAGGGGATGTATAGGAACCATTCGTCCCGTGAGGGAAGATTTATCTTCAGAGATCGTTTACAATGCCCTCGCAGCTGCCTTTGAAGATCCAAGATTTATGCCGCTAAGGGAAGAGGAACTTGAAAAGGTCAAATTTTCGGTGGATGTCTTAAGCGAGTTGGATATAGTCGATTCGACAGAAAAATTGGACCCCAAGATATATGGCGTGGTGGTGGAGAAGGGTTTCAGGAAGGGGGTTTTGCTTCCCAATCTCGATGGCGTGAACACCGTCGCCGAGCAGTTAGAAATAGCCGCCAGGAAGGCTGGTATACTTTCTTTAGACGGTTGTGTCATATATAAATTTACCGTGGATAGATACGAGGAAGTGATAGAAGATAAATGA